The Amycolatopsis mongoliensis genome includes a window with the following:
- a CDS encoding alpha/beta fold hydrolase, which produces MFRTVKASAVAVLFCAVAVPVLAGCDEASDPDEDAPTSSAAAGTGQAGTDPVSGTVKITVDGRSVNVSCSGAPAGDRPVVVLLAGLGDGLDKLAGFQKALSGQGRVCSYDRLGEGASDQPDGPQTFDSTGKVLTGVLDRVAGHHPVVLAGHSLGGLIAARYAPSHRDRVAGLVLMDATPSTIVADTTTLIPESATGQAAELRGQSLAVYGGQNPEKLTIQDGKAGSAGDIPVEVVQHGQPYLAAVPEYGAALEKAWSEGQRKWLGLSGRAKPVTAATSGHYIYVDQPDVAVQAIQRVTAAAAE; this is translated from the coding sequence ATGTTTCGCACTGTCAAGGCGTCCGCTGTCGCTGTGCTGTTCTGCGCGGTGGCTGTCCCGGTGCTCGCGGGGTGCGACGAGGCCTCGGACCCGGACGAGGACGCTCCGACGTCGTCGGCGGCAGCCGGCACTGGTCAGGCCGGCACGGATCCGGTTTCCGGCACGGTGAAGATCACCGTCGACGGCCGGTCGGTGAACGTGTCCTGTTCGGGTGCGCCGGCCGGCGACCGGCCGGTCGTCGTCCTGCTGGCCGGGCTGGGCGACGGCCTGGACAAGCTGGCCGGGTTCCAGAAGGCGCTGAGCGGGCAGGGCCGGGTCTGTTCCTACGACCGGCTCGGCGAAGGCGCCAGCGACCAGCCGGACGGCCCGCAGACCTTCGACAGCACCGGCAAGGTCCTGACGGGAGTGCTGGACCGGGTCGCCGGGCACCACCCGGTCGTGCTGGCCGGGCATTCCCTGGGCGGGTTGATCGCCGCCCGGTACGCACCCTCCCACCGGGACCGGGTCGCCGGGCTGGTCCTGATGGACGCGACCCCGTCGACCATCGTCGCCGACACCACGACCCTGATCCCGGAGTCGGCCACCGGCCAGGCGGCCGAGCTGCGCGGGCAGAGCCTCGCGGTCTACGGCGGCCAGAACCCGGAGAAGCTGACCATCCAGGACGGGAAAGCGGGCTCCGCCGGCGACATCCCGGTGGAGGTCGTCCAGCACGGGCAGCCCTACCTCGCCGCCGTACCCGAGTACGGGGCCGCCCTGGAAAAGGCGTGGTCCGAAGGGCAGCGCAAGTGGCTTGGGCTGTCCGGCCGCGCCAAGCCGGTCACCGCGGCCACCAGCGGCCACTACATCTACGTCGACCAGCCGGATGTCGCCGTGCAGGCCATCCAGCGCGTCACCGCGGCGGCCGCGGAATAG
- a CDS encoding FAD-dependent monooxygenase, whose protein sequence is MTSSIDTPGVETTEVVIAGGGPVGLTLAHELGARGIDCVLLEPRPEPSLASPRCKQMNPRSMEIFRRLGIAGAVRDHARLPFGWSDSAVFCTSLTGHRLERFDGVFALSDVQRTELAEPALWCAQNHVEAALRDTLAGRETVSARWGWTLTGLEQDATGVTATATDGAGRERVVRGSYLVGADGARSAVRRACGIPLTGRSHEIRNVQVIFDAPGLSARHDLGRAVQYWVVDPEVNGLMGTLDTEDLWWAIIINAPEDADAAWCERAVHRMIGAEAPLTVTAIDPWTARMLVADHYRAGRCFLAGDAAHQNPPWGGFGANTGIGDAADLGWKLAAALRGWAGPELLDSYETERRPVARRAIAEAERNMRVLTGELAVPGLDDDGPDGRAARAKTAELIRQAKTAEMYTLGFVLGTAYPGSPLVIPDDGPDPASTGSEYRPSSAPGHRLPHLWLDRNRSLQDELGPGFTLLEVAAPPAPEWETAARAGGVPLIRYRLSRPDLHGLYAARYVLVRPDGYVAWRGDTTPDDPRTVLDPARGQLAIPRPPR, encoded by the coding sequence ATGACGAGCAGCATCGACACCCCCGGCGTGGAGACGACCGAGGTCGTCATCGCCGGTGGCGGCCCGGTCGGCCTGACCCTCGCCCACGAACTCGGCGCGCGGGGCATCGACTGCGTGCTGCTCGAACCGCGGCCGGAGCCGAGCCTGGCGTCCCCGCGGTGCAAGCAGATGAACCCCCGGTCGATGGAGATCTTCCGGCGCCTGGGCATCGCCGGCGCGGTCCGGGACCACGCACGCCTGCCGTTCGGGTGGTCCGATTCGGCGGTCTTCTGCACCTCCCTCACCGGGCACCGGCTGGAACGCTTCGACGGCGTGTTCGCCCTCAGCGACGTGCAACGGACCGAGCTGGCCGAGCCCGCCCTGTGGTGCGCGCAGAACCACGTCGAGGCAGCCCTGCGCGACACCCTCGCCGGGCGGGAGACGGTCAGCGCGCGCTGGGGCTGGACGCTGACGGGTCTCGAGCAGGACGCCACCGGAGTCACCGCGACCGCGACCGACGGTGCGGGGCGGGAGCGCGTGGTGCGAGGCAGCTACCTCGTCGGCGCCGACGGTGCCCGCAGCGCGGTCCGGCGGGCCTGCGGCATCCCGCTGACCGGGCGGAGTCACGAGATCCGCAACGTGCAGGTCATCTTCGACGCGCCCGGGCTGAGCGCCCGCCACGACCTGGGCCGCGCCGTGCAGTACTGGGTGGTCGACCCCGAGGTCAACGGCCTGATGGGCACGCTCGACACCGAAGACCTGTGGTGGGCCATCATCATCAACGCACCGGAAGACGCCGACGCCGCGTGGTGCGAACGAGCGGTCCACCGCATGATCGGCGCCGAAGCACCCCTTACCGTGACGGCGATCGATCCCTGGACGGCCCGGATGCTGGTGGCCGACCACTACCGGGCGGGCCGCTGTTTCCTCGCCGGCGACGCCGCCCACCAGAACCCGCCCTGGGGTGGGTTCGGCGCCAACACCGGCATCGGGGACGCCGCCGACCTGGGCTGGAAGCTCGCGGCCGCGCTGCGCGGCTGGGCCGGCCCCGAGCTGCTCGACTCCTACGAGACCGAACGCCGTCCCGTCGCCCGGCGCGCCATCGCGGAGGCCGAGCGGAACATGCGGGTGCTGACCGGTGAGCTCGCGGTGCCGGGACTGGACGACGACGGGCCGGACGGCCGGGCCGCGCGCGCCAAGACCGCGGAGCTGATCCGGCAGGCCAAGACGGCCGAGATGTACACCCTCGGTTTCGTCCTCGGCACCGCGTATCCCGGCTCGCCGCTCGTCATTCCCGACGACGGCCCCGACCCGGCCTCCACCGGGTCGGAGTACCGGCCCTCCAGTGCCCCCGGCCACCGGCTGCCGCACCTGTGGCTCGACCGGAACCGGTCGCTCCAGGACGAGCTCGGCCCTGGTTTCACGCTGCTGGAGGTCGCCGCACCGCCCGCGCCCGAATGGGAAACCGCAGCGCGGGCGGGCGGCGTGCCGCTGATCCGGTACCGGCTCAGCCGGCCGGATCTGCACGGTCTCTACGCCGCCCGGTACGTCCTGGTCCGGCCCGACGGGTACGTCGCCTGGCGCGGCGACACCACCCCGGACGACCCGCGGACGGTCCTGGACCCCGCCCGCGGCCAGCTGGCTATTCCGCGGCCGCCGCGGTGA
- a CDS encoding NADP-dependent oxidoreductase: protein MKAAQIGSFGAPDVLRVTETDRPSPGPDEVLVAVEASSVNGHDTIVRAGGLKMVSGRAFPIGVGLDFAGVVVTTGTDVRGYRAGDRVWGTVHPRGRHTVAGAAEYVVVSADRISPAPVGVSAVEAASLVVAGSTALIALRDSVRLADGERVLVRGAAGGVGTAAVQLARAMGGHVTALARDRHAAVLRDLGADEVLDYGTTTSEEIGPFDVIVDTVGAELHCYRSRLAKGGRMVTVGLSAPALAAIAASSIHGSRRIRTFSANPGSAALDELADHVTSGALRPVVHRVYPLADIAAAHEAFERGGVLGKHVLAVSG, encoded by the coding sequence ATGAAGGCCGCACAGATCGGGAGCTTCGGCGCACCGGACGTCCTCCGGGTCACCGAAACCGACCGCCCCTCCCCCGGCCCCGACGAGGTCCTGGTGGCGGTCGAGGCGTCCAGCGTGAACGGACACGACACGATCGTGCGGGCCGGTGGGCTGAAGATGGTGTCGGGCCGGGCGTTCCCGATCGGGGTCGGCCTGGACTTCGCCGGTGTCGTCGTCACGACCGGCACCGACGTCCGGGGCTACCGCGCCGGGGACCGGGTGTGGGGCACGGTGCACCCCCGCGGACGGCACACCGTCGCCGGGGCCGCCGAGTACGTCGTGGTTTCCGCCGACCGCATCAGCCCCGCACCGGTGGGTGTTTCCGCGGTCGAGGCGGCGTCCCTGGTCGTCGCGGGCAGCACCGCCTTGATCGCCCTGCGCGACAGTGTCCGGCTGGCCGACGGCGAGCGGGTCCTGGTCCGGGGCGCGGCCGGTGGCGTCGGCACCGCGGCGGTGCAGCTGGCCCGGGCGATGGGTGGCCACGTCACCGCGCTGGCCCGCGACCGCCACGCCGCGGTCCTGCGTGACCTGGGAGCCGACGAGGTCCTCGACTACGGCACCACCACCTCGGAGGAGATCGGGCCGTTCGACGTCATCGTCGACACGGTCGGCGCCGAGCTGCACTGCTACCGCAGCAGGCTGGCCAAGGGCGGCCGGATGGTCACCGTCGGGCTGTCGGCTCCCGCCCTGGCCGCGATCGCGGCGTCGAGCATCCACGGCTCCCGGCGCATCCGCACGTTCAGCGCCAACCCCGGTTCCGCCGCGCTGGACGAGCTGGCCGATCACGTCACCTCCGGCGCACTTCGCCCGGTGGTGCACCGCGTGTACCCGCTGGCCGACATCGCCGCCGCCCACGAGGCCTTCGAGCGCGGCGGCGTACTGGGCAAGCACGTGCTCGCCGTCTCCGGCTGA
- a CDS encoding helix-turn-helix domain-containing protein, producing MTDDPRRALAEFLRTRRTRVRPQDVGLEPGPRRRVAGLRREELALLAGVSSDYYQRMEQGRDVRPSDQVLDAIAGALNFSAEETRHLHSLAAAARTPPRPARRYPPEGVPPTTMRLLHATTSPALVVGRFLDVLAWNPLAGALLGAFTEVPRAERNLLALLLHPEAGEACPERAATVAELTAMLRAQVAAEPGHPRAVELVGELAVRSTEFATLWARHDVEDTTRGRMRVDHPLVGELNLDWDAYPMPGAPGPVLIVYTAEPGSPDDERLRLLAGVLDAPGPTASNQSAARAGSGSPAASEARRSQGG from the coding sequence GTGACCGACGACCCCCGCCGCGCGCTGGCCGAGTTCCTGCGGACCCGGCGGACCCGCGTGCGGCCGCAGGACGTCGGCCTGGAGCCGGGTCCGCGGCGGCGCGTCGCCGGGCTCCGCCGCGAGGAACTGGCCCTGCTGGCCGGAGTGAGCTCGGACTACTACCAGCGCATGGAGCAGGGCCGCGACGTGCGGCCGTCGGACCAGGTCCTCGACGCCATCGCCGGCGCGCTGAACTTCTCCGCCGAGGAGACCCGGCACCTGCACAGCCTCGCGGCCGCCGCGCGCACCCCGCCCCGCCCCGCCCGCCGGTACCCGCCGGAGGGGGTGCCACCGACCACGATGCGGCTGCTGCACGCGACGACCTCGCCCGCGCTGGTCGTCGGGCGCTTCCTGGACGTGCTGGCCTGGAACCCGCTGGCCGGCGCGCTGCTGGGCGCGTTCACCGAGGTGCCCCGGGCCGAGCGGAACCTCCTGGCCCTGCTGCTGCACCCGGAGGCGGGCGAGGCGTGCCCGGAGCGGGCGGCCACGGTCGCGGAGCTGACCGCGATGTTGCGGGCCCAGGTCGCCGCCGAGCCGGGGCACCCGCGCGCGGTGGAGCTGGTGGGTGAGCTGGCGGTGCGCAGCACGGAGTTCGCGACGCTGTGGGCCCGCCACGACGTCGAGGACACGACACGCGGCCGGATGCGCGTCGATCACCCGCTGGTCGGGGAGCTGAACCTGGACTGGGACGCCTACCCGATGCCGGGCGCGCCCGGGCCCGTGCTCATCGTCTACACCGCGGAGCCGGGCAGCCCGGACGACGAACGGCTTCGGCTGCTGGCCGGCGTGCTCGACGCACCCGGCCCCACAGCGAGCAACCAGTCGGCGGCCCGCGCCGGATCCGGATCGCCGGCGGCATCGGAAGCCCGCCGTTCCCAGGGCGGCTGA